The Peromyscus maniculatus bairdii isolate BWxNUB_F1_BW_parent chromosome 6, HU_Pman_BW_mat_3.1, whole genome shotgun sequence genome has a segment encoding these proteins:
- the Psmb4 gene encoding proteasome subunit beta type-4, with protein sequence MEAFWESRAGHWAGGPAPGQFYRVPSTPCALMDPASALCQGPITRTQNPMVTGTSVLGVKFDGGVVIAADMLGSYGSLARFRNISRIMRVNDSTMLGASGDYADFQYLKQVLGQMVIDEELLGDGHSYSPRAIHSWLTRAMYSRRSKMNPLWNTMVIGGYADGESFLGYVDMLGVAYEAPSLATGYGAYLAQPLLREVLEKQPVLSQTEARELVERCMRVLYYRDARSYNRFQIATVTEKGVEIEGPLSAETNWDIAHMISGFE encoded by the exons ATGGAAGCGTTTTGGGAGTCACGGGCTGGCCACTGGGCCGGGGGTCCTGCTCCGGGGCAGTTTTACCGGGTCCCGTCCACTCCCTGCGCCCTCATGGATCCGGCGTCCGCGCTTTGCCAGGGTCCGATCACCCGGACCCA GAACCCCATGGTGACTGGGACGTCGGTCCTCGGCGTGAAGTTCGACGGCGGAGTGGTTATTGCTGCAGACATGCTGGGCTCCTACGGCTCCCTGGCTCGTTTCCGCAACATCTCTCGTATTATGCGAGTCAACGACAGCACCATGCTGGGGGCTTCGGGAGACTACGCTGACTTCCAGTATCTGAAGCAAGTTCTCGGCCAGATGGT GATTGATGAAGAGCTGTTGGGAGATGGACACAGCTATAGCCCTAGAGCTATTCACTCATGGTTGACAAGGGCCATGTACAGCCGCCGCTCCAAGATGAATCCTCTGTGGAACACCATGGTCATTGGAGGCTATGCTGATGGAGAAAG CTTCCTCGGTTATGTGGACATGCTTGGTGTAGCTTATGAAGCCCCGTCACTAGCCACTGGTTATGGTGCGTACTTGGCTCAG CCTCTACTTCGAGAAGTTCTAGAGAAACAACCAGTGCTGAGTCAGACTGAGGCCCGAGAACTCGTGGAACGCTGCATGCGAGTGCTGTACTACAGAGATGCCCGTTCATACAACCGG tttcaaaTTGCCACCGTAACTGAAAAAGGTGTCGAGATAGAAGGACCACTCTCAGCGGAGACCAACTGGGACATTGCCCACATGATCAG tggCTTTGAATGA